Proteins encoded in a region of the Tripterygium wilfordii isolate XIE 37 chromosome 21, ASM1340144v1, whole genome shotgun sequence genome:
- the LOC119988949 gene encoding pentatricopeptide repeat-containing protein At1g11290, chloroplastic: MSSQLLPFTATPPPPPQPPVFLPKAPSPSILHTLSQRVYIPSHVYKHPSAILLELCTSMKELHQILPLIIKNGLLRDELLFQTKLVSLFCNYGSLTDAARVFEPIEDKLDVLYHTLLKGYTKSESLDAALSFFCRMRRDSVRPIVYNFTYLLKVCGDKADLRRGKEIHGQLITSGFSSNLFAMTSVVNMYAKCRMIHEAYKMFDRMPVRDLVSWNTIIAGYAQNGLAKVALELVIRLFEEGQRPDSVTIVSILPAAADMGSLVIGRSVHGYIIKAGFESFVNVLTALVDMYAKCGAVRTARSIFEGMNERTVVSWNSMIDGYVQSGDPEEAMKLFQKMLDEGMEPTNVTVMEALHACADLGDLDRGIFVHKLLDELKLESDISVANSLISMYSKCKRVDIADGIFKNLQRKTLVSWNAMILGYAQNGCVNEALSLFCEMQSQNVKRDSFSLVSVIPALADLSVTRQAKWIHGLVIRSYFDKNVYVMTALVDMYAKCGAVQTARKLFDMMDHRHVTTWNAMIDGYGTHGFGEAGLDLFREMQNCAIKPNTVTFLCVLSACSHSGLVEEGLYYFNSMKEDYGLEPLMDHYGAMVDLLGRAGRLNEAWNFIQEMPFEPGINVYGAMLGACKIHRNVELGEKAADKIFELNPHDGGYHVLLANIYATASMWHKVAKVRTMMEKNGLQKTPGCSLVELRNEVHTFYSGSTEHPQSKDIYAFLEKLVDKIKASGYVPDTNSIHDVEDNVKEQLLNSHSERLAIAFGLLNTSPGTTIHIRKNLRVCGDCHTATKYISLVTGREIIVRDMQRFHHFKNGECSCGDYW; encoded by the coding sequence atgagcTCACAGCTCCTACCCTTCAcagcaacaccaccaccaccaccacaaccccCTGTTTTTCTGCCTAAAGCACCATCTCCTTCAATCCTTCACACTCTCTCCCAAAGAGTTTACATCCCTTCTCATGTCTACAAGCACCCATCCGCAATTCTTCTTGAGCTCTGTACTTCCATGAAAGAACTCCACCAAATTCTCCCACTCATCATCAAGAACGGCCTCCTCCGTGACGAGCTTCTCTTCCAAACAAAGCTCGTCAGCCTCTTCTGCAACTACGGTAGCCTCACCGATGCTGCCCGCGTTTTCGAGCCAATTGAAGATAAACTTGATGTGCTTTACCACACATTGCTTAAAGGGTATACCAAGAGTGAATCATTAGATGCTGCCTTGTCGTTTTTTTGTCGAATGAGACGCGATAGTGTTAGGCCTATTGTTTATAACTTTACGTATCTTTTGAAAGTTTGTGGCGATAAGGCTGACCTTAGGAGGGGTAAGGAGATCCATGGCCAGCTGATAACAAGTGGGTTCTCTTCGAATTTGTTTGCAATGACTAGTGTTGTGAATATGTATGCGAAGTGTAGGATGATTCATGAAGCGTATAAGATGTTTGATAGAATGCCTGTAAGAGACTTGGTATCTTGGAATACAATTATTGCCGGGTATGCACAAAATGGGTTGGCGAAAGTGGCATTGGAGTTAGTTATACGGTTGTTTGAAGAGGGCCAGAGGCCGGATTCGGTTACCATTGTTTCGATTTTGCCTGCGGCAGCAGATATGGGGTCATTGGTAATTGGCAGGTCTGTTCATGGGTATATCATAAAAGCTGGGTTTGAGTCTTTTGTAAATGTTTTAACTGCTCTTGTAGATATGTATGCAAAATGTGGTGCGGTGAGAACTGCTCGGTCAATTTTTGAAGGGATGAATGAAAGGACAGTTGTTTCTTGGAATTCCATGATTGACGGGTATGTACAGAGTGGGGATCCTGAGGAAGCAATGAAATTATTTCAGAAGATGTTGGATGAAGGGATGGAACCAACCAATGTCACAGTTATGGAAGCCTTACATGCCTGTGCTGATTTGGGAGACCTTGACAGGGGAATCTTTGTTCATAAACTATTAGATGAATTGAAACTTGAGTCTGATATATCAGTCGCGAATTCATTGATTTCCATGTACTCCAAGTGTAAAAGAGTAGATATTGCTGATGGTATATTTAAGAACTTGCAAAGAAAAACACTCGTCTCTTGGAATGCCATGATATTGGGTTATGCACAAAATGGATGTGTAAATGAGGCTTTAAGTCTCTTTTGTGAGATGCAGTCTCAAAATGTAAAGCGAGACTCATTTAGTTTAGTGAGTGTGATTCCTGCTCTTGCAGACTTATCAGTTACACGTCAGGCGAAGTGGATTCACGGACTGGTTATTAGAAGTTACTTTGACAAGAATGTATATGTTATGACTGCTCTTGTTGACATGTATGCAAAATGTGGAGCTGTTCAGACTGCAAGAAAGTTGTTTGACATGATGGATCACAGGCATGTGACAACATGGAATGCTATGATAGATGGATACGGCACACATGGTTTTGGAGAGGCCGGTTTAGACCTGTTCAGAGAGATGCAGAATTGTGCGATCAAGCCAAACACTGTGACATTTCTTTGTGTTCTCTCTGCGTGCAGCCACTCAGGCCTGGTAGAAGAGGGGCTTTACTATTTTAACAGCATGAAGGAGGATTACGGCTTAGAGCCTTTGATGGATCACTATGGAGCCATGGTTGACCTTCTTGGTCGAGCTGGAAGGCTGAACGAGGCTTGGAATTTCATTCAAGAGATGCCTTTCGAGCCAGGGATTAATGTCTATGGTGCCATGCTGGGTGCTTGCAAAATTCATAGAAATGTTGAACTAGGGGAGAAGGCAGCAGACAAAATATTTGAGTTGAACCCTCATGATGGCGGGTATCATGTATTGCTTGCTAATATATATGCTACAGCTTCTATGTGGCACAAAGTGGCGAAAGTGAGAACCATGATGGAGAAGAATGGACTTCAAAAAACTCCAGGTTGCAGTCTAGTGGAGTTGAGAAATGAGGTTCATACCTTCTATTCTGGAAGCACAGAGCATCCACAATCCAAGGATATATATGCTTTTCTTGAAAAACTGGTGGATAAGATCAAAGCTTCTGGTTATGTGCCCGACACCAATTCAATTCATGATGTTGAAGATAATGTTAAGGAGCAATTGCTCAACAGCCATAGTGAGAGACTGGCCATTGCTTTTGGACTTTTAAATACCAGTCCAGGTACAACTATACACATCCGGAAGAATCTTCGAGTTTGTGGAGATTGTCATACTGCAACCAAGTACATCTCACTTGTGACCGGACGGGAAATCATAGTTCGGGATATGCAACGGTTCCACCACTTCAAGAATGGAGAATGCTCTTGCGGAGATTATTGGTGA
- the LOC119989901 gene encoding protein ELC-like — protein MVPSPHSPQIQQFLSSLLSQRGPSALPYSEETKWLIRNHLVTLNGAYPSLEPKTATFTHNDGRSVNLLQADGTIPMPFNGVTYNIPVVIWLMESYPRHPPVVYVNPTRDMVIKRPHPHVNPSGLVSIPCLQNWIYPSSNLVDLVGELSRTFSRDPPLYSQRRPTPSPTPSPSFGSVGPTEYARPPAGIHHTSQSTPTPRPYQPPSPYGGAGRAQTDDAAEVYKKNAITKIMEMAHGDITAMRKTREMEVEELFSAQAVLRRREEEVNRGLKGMQDEKEGLEGQLQVVLMNIDVLEGWVRENAGKVKNAPNLDVDTAFECTDLLSKQMLDCTSADLAIEDVVYSLDKAVQEGVMPFDQYLRNVRLLSREQFFHRATAAKVRAAQMQAQVAGMAARAPHYAT, from the coding sequence ATGGTGCCATCGCCGCATTCACCGCAGATCCAGCAGTTCCTCTCCTCCCTACTGTCACAACGGGGGCCATCTGCCCTCCCTTACTCGGAGGAAACTAAGTGGCTCATCCGCAATCACCTGGTCACTCTTAACGGTGCTTACCCGTCGTTGGAGCCCAAGACGGCCACTTTCACTCATAACGATGGCCGCTCTGTGAATCTCCTCCAGGCCGACGGTACAATTCCGATGCCCTTCAATGGCGTCACCTACAACATCCCTGTGGTTATCTGGCTTATGGAGTCCTATCCTCGGCATCCTCCCGTCGTGTACGTCAATCCGACGCGTGATATGGTCATCAAGCGCCCTCACCCGCACGTTAACCCCTCGGGACTCGTCTCGATCCCTTGCTTGCAGAATTGGATCTATCCGAGTTCGAATCTTGTCGATCTTGTTGGCGAGTTGAGCAGGACCTTTTCTCGAGATCCACCGCTTTACTCGCAGCGCCGTCCGACACCTAGCCCTACTCCGAGCCCTAGTTTTGGGTCCGTAGGCCCTACGGAATATGCTAGACCGCCGGCAGGGATCCATCATACTTCCCAGTCGACGCCAACTCCGAGGCCGTACCAGCCTCCGTCTCCTTATGGCGGGGCTGGGAGAGCGCAGACTGATGATGCGGCCGAGGTGTACAAGAAGAACGCTATTACAAAGATTATGGAGATGGCGCACGGGGATATTACGGCGATGAGGAAGACGAGGGAGATGGAGGTGGAAGAATTGTTTAGCGCGCAGGCTGTGTTGAGGCGGAGAGAGGAGGAGGTTAACAGAGGATTGAAGGGGATGCAAGACGAGAAGGAAGGATTAGAGGGACAGTTGCAGGTCGTATTGATGAACATCGACGTTTTGGAGGGATGGGTAAGGGAAAACGCGGGGAAGGTCAAGAATGCTCCCAATTTAGATGTGGACACTGCTTTTGAGTGCACTGATTTGCTATCTAAGCAGATGCTGGATTGCACTTCCGCGGATTTGGCTATTGAGGATGTTGTGTACTCTTTGGATAAGGCCGTGCAGGAAGGGGTTATGCCATTTGATCAATACTTGAGGAATGTGAGGCTGTTGTCCAGGGAACAGTTCTTTCACCGCGCCACGGCAGCTAAAGTCAGGGCTGCTCAGATGCAGGCTCAGGTTGCCGGTATGGCTGCCAGGGCTCCCCATTATGCTACATGA